A single region of the Malaclemys terrapin pileata isolate rMalTer1 chromosome 2, rMalTer1.hap1, whole genome shotgun sequence genome encodes:
- the TMEM170B gene encoding transmembrane protein 170B → MKAEAGDNSMINLSVQQVLSLWAHGTVLRSLTEMWYWVFLWALFSSLFVHGAVGVLMFVMLQRHRQGRLISVIVVSIGFLGSVSGAMITSAAVAGIYRVAGKNMAPLEALVFGVGQTVLTLIISFSRILATL, encoded by the exons ATGAAGGCGGAAGCGGGAGACAACTCCATGATCAACCTGTCGGTGCAGCAAGTGCTGAGTCTGTGGGCGCACGGCACCGTGCTGCGGAGCCTCACCG AGATGTGGTACTGGGTTTTCCTATGGgctctcttctcctctctctttGTCCATGGTGCTGTGGGAGTGTTAATGTTTGTGATGCTGCAGAGGCATAGGCAGGGGAGACTAATCTCTGTCATTGTGGTCAGCATTGGATTTCTGGGTTCTGTATCTGGAGCAATGATAACCA GTGCAGCAGTAGCTGGAATTTACAGAGTAGCAGGGAAGAACATGGCTCCTTTGGAAGCACTGGTATTTGGAGTTGGACAGACAGTACTGACATTGATTATCTCATTTTCAAGAATTCTTGCTACACTTTGA